Below is a genomic region from Caulobacter rhizosphaerae.
GACCCGGCGAACTGACGATCGGTTGTCTGGCTACCCATGTTTCGCCCCGCTCCGCCGCCATGTCGTCCGGGATTTCGAGACCGGCTGAGCTTAGAGAACACAGGGCCGGTCGTGGAATGCAAGCGCGACCTGCACGTGCGCTCGAGCTCTCCCGAGAATGGCTGGCGAAGACCGAAAACCATCTATGGCCGCCATCCCAGCGACGCGCCCGCCGTCCTAGTCCATCTCTTCCAGCGGCACCGGAATCGTCAGTCCGCGCTTGACCACGCCCAGGGCCACGTTGGTGGTGAACTTGCGCACATTGGGGTTCTCGGTGGCCAGCCGGGCCATCAGGGCGTCGTAGGTCTCGGTGTCGGGCGCGGTGACCACCAGGACGAAGTCGGCCTCGCCGGTCACGTAGAAGGCCTGCTGCACGTGCTCCTGGGCGGCCAGCCAGGCGCGCAGCTGGGTCAGCAGTTCGGGCCGGTCGCGCTCGATCTCCAGCGAGACGATGAAGAAGGTCGGCCGCCCCACCTTGCGCGGTTCCAGCACGGCCGTGTGGCGGGTAATGACGCCGGCTTCCTTCAGCTTGCGCAGGCGGCGCTGCACGGCAGAAGGCGACAGCGCCACCCGCTGGGCTAGGTCCTCGGAGGTGCGACCCGCATCCTCCTGGACCAGGTTCAGCAGCTGGCGATCGAAGCGGTCGAGTTTCATGGGGTTCAGCCTACGCCAGATCCACGCCTCGGAGCGCCGAATTTCCGCGTTGAGCCGCCGATCTTCGCCGCCAAACGCCGCAATCGCGCGGCTACACGTCACGGCGTCGTTTCGCTCCCCTGAAAGGTCGCTCCCTTGCTCGATCACCTGGAAATCCGCACCCGCCGCCTGGACGACTGCGCAGCCTTCTACCGCCAGGTCCTGGAACCCACCGGCTATCGCCTGGTCGTCGACGGCCCCAAGAAGGGCTTCGGCTCGAACGGCGGGCGCCTCGATTTCTGGATCGTCGAGGGCGAGCCGTCGGTCGACGTGCACTACGCCTTCCTGGCCGCCGACCGCGCCGCCGTCGACCGGGCCTACGCCCGTTCCGGCCAGCATGGCGGCGTGCGGGAGCGCGCCCCGGCCGTGCTGCCGCAGATCCACCCGCACTACTATGCCGGCTTCGCCCACGACCCGGACGGGCGGCTGATCGAGTTCGTCAGCCACGTTCCGGTGTAGGTGCTGTGGGCTGTTGAACGACCGCCGCCGAGGAGCCGCCCTCGTCCTTCGACAGGCTCAAGATGAGGTCTACGTTCAGAGCGGTTGAATTGAATTCCTCATCCTGAGCCTGTCGAAGGACGAGGAATTCGCCCCCGGCCGGGGCAAGTGCTCGCTGGCCGGTCGAGCGAACGCCGCGCGGTCGATTTCGGCTTGCGACGGTTTTGTGACGGTGCTTGGTGGCGGCCATGTTCAGCTTGTCCAAATCCGTCGCCGTGGCGCGCCTGACCGCCGCCGTCCTCGCCGCACCCCTTTCGCCAGCTCTCGCCGCGCCGGCCCAGGCGCCCAGGCCCAAGCTGGTGGTGGTGATCTCGATCGACCAGTTCGGCGCCAGCCTGTTCGAGCAGTACCGCGCCGACTTCCACGGCGGCCTGGGGCGGCTGGCGCGGCAGGGCACGGTCTATCCCAGCGGCTACCAGTCGCACGGCATGACCGAGACCTGCCCCGGCCACTCCACCCTGCTGACCGGCAAGTCGCCCAACAAAACCGGCATCGTCGCCAACGACTTCTACGACCTGACGACCGGCCAGAAGACCTATTGCCTGGCCGACCCGTCGGTGACCTTGGCCAACGAGCCGTCCGGCGGCGGCCGGCTGGTCAGCCCGAAGCTACTGATGGCCGATACCTATGGCGACTGGCTGAAGGCGGTCTCGCCGGCGAGCCGGGTCTATGCGGTGTCGGGCAAGGACCGCGGGGCGATCAACATGGCCGGTCACCACGCCGACGGGGTGTTCTGGCTGGAGACGCGGTTTGGCATGACCACCTGGGTCGAGCCTGGCCAGGACGCCAAGGCCCGGCTGGCGCCGGTGGCGGCGTTCAACGCCCGGCTCGTCGCCGACCAGAAGACGCACCCGTTCACCTGGACCTATGGCGACAAGCGCTGCGCGACCCTGGAGGACGACTACGTCACCGGCGGCCGAGCCTGGCGCGCCGCCCTGCCGCGGCCGGCTCCGAAGGACGCCGCCGCGGCGACCGATGACCTGTCGGTCAGCCCCTACACCGACCGCGTGATCCTGGACGCCGCCCAGATGCTGCGCGACCAGTTCAAGCTGGGCGACGGCGACGCGACCGACGTCCTGGCCATCAGCCTGTCGGCCACGGACTTCATCGGCCACCGCTTCGGGTCCAAGGGGCCGGAGATGTGCGACCACCTGATGCGGCTGGACGACCGGCTGGGCGTGTTCCTCGACAGCCTGGACAAGGTCAAGGGCCAGGTGTTGGTCGTGCTGGCCGCCGACCATGGCGGGTCGGATTTCCCCGAGCGCCTGGCCCAGCAGGGCTATGACGCCGGCCGAGTGCCGCCGGTCCAGTGGTTGAAGGATCTCAACGCCGCCGTGCGCGGGCAACTGCAGCTGGCCTACGATCCGCTGGTCCAGGCCGGCGGGATCGAGTCGCTGTACGTGGTCGGGGCCGACGGCAAGGCGCCGACCGCCGTCGATCACGCCCGGATCACCGCCGCCGCCCTCGCCATTCTCGCCAAGCGGCCCGAGGTGTTCGCGGCCTACGATGCCGGCGCCCTGGTCACCGCCGCCCCGCCCCCCAAGGGAACGCCGCCGGACGAGATCAGCGTCGCCGAGCGCATGCGCCGCAGCGCCTATCCCGGCCGGGTGGGCGACATCCTGGTGGCCTTCCAGCCCTACCAGACCCCGGCCTCGGCCGGCGCGACCTACGTGGCCAGCCACGGCAGCCC
It encodes:
- a CDS encoding Lrp/AsnC family transcriptional regulator is translated as MKLDRFDRQLLNLVQEDAGRTSEDLAQRVALSPSAVQRRLRKLKEAGVITRHTAVLEPRKVGRPTFFIVSLEIERDRPELLTQLRAWLAAQEHVQQAFYVTGEADFVLVVTAPDTETYDALMARLATENPNVRKFTTNVALGVVKRGLTIPVPLEEMD
- a CDS encoding VOC family protein, giving the protein MLDHLEIRTRRLDDCAAFYRQVLEPTGYRLVVDGPKKGFGSNGGRLDFWIVEGEPSVDVHYAFLAADRAAVDRAYARSGQHGGVRERAPAVLPQIHPHYYAGFAHDPDGRLIEFVSHVPV
- a CDS encoding alkaline phosphatase family protein; its protein translation is MFSLSKSVAVARLTAAVLAAPLSPALAAPAQAPRPKLVVVISIDQFGASLFEQYRADFHGGLGRLARQGTVYPSGYQSHGMTETCPGHSTLLTGKSPNKTGIVANDFYDLTTGQKTYCLADPSVTLANEPSGGGRLVSPKLLMADTYGDWLKAVSPASRVYAVSGKDRGAINMAGHHADGVFWLETRFGMTTWVEPGQDAKARLAPVAAFNARLVADQKTHPFTWTYGDKRCATLEDDYVTGGRAWRAALPRPAPKDAAAATDDLSVSPYTDRVILDAAQMLRDQFKLGDGDATDVLAISLSATDFIGHRFGSKGPEMCDHLMRLDDRLGVFLDSLDKVKGQVLVVLAADHGGSDFPERLAQQGYDAGRVPPVQWLKDLNAAVRGQLQLAYDPLVQAGGIESLYVVGADGKAPTAVDHARITAAALAILAKRPEVFAAYDAGALVTAAPPPKGTPPDEISVAERMRRSAYPGRVGDILVAFQPYQTPASAGATYVASHGSPWNYDRRVPILFWWKGGPARERVLPIETVDIAPTLAAVTGVPVPADVDGRCLPLGAGPGC